Genomic segment of Myxococcus stipitatus:
TGGAGTGGTGGTAGGTGCCCGGCGCCTGGACGATGAGCTCCTTGAGCGCGGGGTGGTTGAGGTTCGCCAGCTCCAGCAGCTTGATGTCGGACGCGTAGCCGAACGTCATCTCGATGAGCGGCGTGAGCGCCATCACCATGACCGGCACCGCGAGCGAGGAGCCGATGAACGCGCTCACCGCGGTGATGGCCGTGTCCGACGAGAGCCCCTTGCCCTCCACCAGGAACAGGAAGAGCACCGCCACCGTGTTGGCCGAGCCCGTGACGAGGCCCGCCCGGAAGATGCCCACGCGGTCCTTCGCCTTGACGATGCGGTCGGCCGCCACCAGCGAGCCCACCAGCGTGTAGATGCCGAACGCCAGCGAGTTGCCGAGCATCACGCCCGCGAGGCTCGCGAACACCACCGCGAAGAAGAGCGCCAGCTCCTGCGTGAGGATGAAGCGCACCAGCATGGCGCCCGCGGCCACCGGGAACACGTAGTAGAGCGCCTCGATGGGCAGCGCCGTGTAGCGGTCCTGGATGGCGTCCGCGATGGACACCCACAGCTGCAACAGCGCCAGCATCCCCACCAGCAGGATGCCCAGCAGCAGCCCGTCCTTGCGCGTGGGCCGGAAGCGCCGGAACGCGGTGATGCAGAAGAAGTACGAGGAGACGACCAGCAGCGCCACCAACCCCGTGCCGCCCAGCTGGACCTGCACCAGGTCCAGCCCGTCCGTCTCCGCCCGCATCCCTTGCAGGACGACGAGGTGGCCTTCATTCACCAGCTCGCCATCACCGATGACGCGCTGGCCCTTCTTGATGGAGATGACGGCGTCCTTCACCGCCTGCGCGGCCTGGTTCCGGCGCGCATCCGTCTCCGCGATGTTGATGGTCAGGTTGGGCCGCACCAGCCGCTTGGCCAGACGCAGCACGGCCCGGCGCTGCACACCCGGCGCATCCGGCAGGAGGTTGCCCGGGATGGAGGCGAAGCGGTCCATCTCCTGGTGCGCCTCGCGCACGTCGACCACCTGGGGGGCGCCATTGGGGAGGGTCTCCTCGCCCTTGTTCACCACGTCCCGGACCGTGAGCCCCTGGGGGGCCTCTCGCGCCAGCTCCTCCCGGGAGCCCGCCACGTGCACCGGGCCCTGCTCGGAGCGGTAGGCCCGCTCCAGCAACGCCAGGGTGGCCACCTCCACCTCGTCCGAGAACCCCTTCGCGAAGAGCGCCTGGAAGTCCTCCGACTCCAGCCCCGCGTCGCGCTGGCCGAAGAGCAGCTCCTGGAGCTCCGCCTGCATCTCCTCGCGGGCGCGGCGGTCGCGCTCGACCTGTTCAGGAGTGGGCGGTGGGTTGCGCCGCGACTTCCGGCCCTCGTCCGGCTCGCTCTCCGCCTTGGCGTCGGCGAGCTCCACCAGCCGCTCGCGCATGGTGGCGAAGGACGCACGCACCACGGTGCGCAGATGTCCCACCACGGCCGGGTTCAAGTCGTAGACGGGTTTGACGGCGGCCCGGGCGTCCTGGCGACGCTGGGTCGTCATGGCCCGGTGGACGACCTCGTAGTCCCGCGCGGCCTTGAAGCCGGCGGGCGAGCTGGCGCGGAAGGGCTTGCCCAGGTTCTCGCCCGTCAAGGCGGGAATCTGCTGGCTGTAGAGGCCGGGGGAGATGGCGAACCCCGCCCCCACCGAGACCATCAGGAGCAGGAACACCTGGACCGCACGCCGCCCCCAGACGCCGTTTCCTAGACCCAGGCGTGCTGCGAGCGCGTCCAACGGACTGGGCGCGGGGGACTGCGGTTCCGGTTCGTCCATGGAGGTCCTCACCCTAGATAGGGGCCGTGGCTCCATCAAGGCCGCAGCGCGCCGGAAAATTCACGGGGCCGGAAATACGTATGCCCGCCCGCCAGGGTGAGGACGGGTGGGCATACGTGTGCAACGTTGACTGGCTCAGCCGACAGCAGCCTCCGGGGGCACTGGAGCCACGCTGGACTCCGGCGCCGCCACGATGGCCGCCTGGGCGGCTTCGCGAGCGGCCTGGGCCTCCTTCTGGGCCACCTCCGCCTTGTCGTAGGCGCGGATGACTTCCTGCACCAACGGGTGGCGGACGACGTCCATGTCGGAGAACTCCGAGAAGTGGATGCCCTCGATGTTCTTGAGCACCGCGCGGGCGTGGGACAGGCCGGACAGCTTCCCCGTGGGGAGGTCCACCTGCGTCACGTCGCCGGTGATGACGGCCTTGCTGTTGTAGCCCAGGCGCGTCAGGAACATCTTCATCTGCTCCACGGTGGTGTTCTGCGCCTCGTCGAGGATGACGAAGGCATCGTTGAGCGTCCGGCCGCGCATGAAGGCCAGCGGGGCGACCTCCACCACGCCCTCCTCCACCAGATGGGCCGCGCGCTCGGCGGCCATCATGTCGTGGAGCGCGTCGTAGAGCGGCCGCAGGTAGGGGTTCACCTTCTCCTGCAGGTCGCCGGGCAGGAAGCCCAGCTTCTCACCCGCCTCCACCGCGGGACGCGCCAGGATGATGCGCTTGACCTTGCGCTCCTGGAGGAAGGCGACCGCCATGGCCATGGCCAGGTACGTCTTGCCCGTACCCGCGGGACCGATGCCGAAGACGATGTCGTGAGCGCGGATGGCGTCCACGTAGCGCTTCTGGGCGATGCTCTTCGGCGCAATCTGCCGGTTGCCGGAGCTCTTCAGCACCGGCCCCAGCATGACTTCCTGGAGCGACTCCGCGCCCCGGCCGAGCACCTTGATGCCCTGCTCGACGTCCTCGCGGTAGACGGGACGCCCCGCGCGAATCATCCCCTCCAGGTTCTCCAGCAGACGCACGGCGAAGGCGACCGCGTCGGAGGGGCCGGACAAGTGGAACTCCGTCCCTCGTTGTCCCACCCGGACCCCGAGGCGTCGCTCCATCAGTTTGAGGTTTTCGTTCTGGTTGCCGCACAGCGCAAGGGCCGTCTCATTGTCACGGACGTCCACCTTGGCGGAGGCGGTGACGGCTGCGGGCGCTTCCAACGTGGCGGGGTTTCGCAATGCGTGTCGTTCCTCGGTCGGTACCGCTGTCTTCAACGTAACGCCGCTCCCCCGCCTCCGAAACACGACTTCGCGTGAAGGCTAGCGCAGGGGAGGCAGGAGGACGAACCGCCGAGCGGGCAACCGCCGGTAGTAGAATTCCTCCCGCCACGGGTATCTGAGTTCGTCTGAACTCAACAATCCAGCCTGGACCAGGGCGTCCAGACGCTCCGGCAGTTCCCCCCGTTCCAGAAGGAACACTTCCAGGGCGGACTCGATTCGGACGCGTTGGGCATCGGAAACATGACGCTGCGCCGCCGCGTCGGCGAAAGCCGTGGCTGCTCGCGTGTGCTCCGGCTCGGCGAGCGCCACCCGGGACACCACCACCGCCAGCGCCGCCAGGACGACCATGGTGGCCATCACCCGCCCCACCACGCCCACCATGCGGGAGACCAGCCGCTCCTCCCCCGGCGCGGGAGCTGGAGCCCCCTCGGGGTGGACGACGCGGACGTACTCGCCCCGAACCAGGTTGTGCAGGGCCTTGCAGGTCTCGAACTCCCCCAGGCAGCACACATCCACCAGCTTGCGCAGGTCGCGTCCGACCGCGATTTCATCGTAGACGCGGCGCTCGGTGCCACCGATGGAGCCCAGCTCTCCGCCCTCCTCGCCCTCGCGCGGGGGAGGCAGCGCCTTGAGGCGCTCGAAGGCGAGGTCGTCGCGGTGGATGGACTTCCGGATGACGGGCCACTCATCCACCATCCGGAAGCCTTCCATGAGCACCGTCTCGGCGCGCAGCGGATGGATGGCCTCCGCCTCGGGCTCCACCGGCCCCTGGATGAACTCGTAGGTGCCGGCCTTCCAGGTGAAGAGGCGGTAGAGCGTCTCCGTCGCCTGCAGCTGCATCATCGACTGGAAGCGGTCCGCGGTGAGCGCATGGCTGGAGACGAGCACATCCCCCAGCCGCTTGAGGGTGCGCCGCTGCGTCTCCAGCGCGGCCTCCAGCTGCGTCTCGGTGATGAGCTCGGCGCGCACCAGCATGGCGCCAATGAGGTCCTTGCGCTTCCGGGTGACGCTCTCGACCTTGATGATGTGGCCGTCCTGGAAGCCGATGCGCACCTCCTGGTCCTTGTTGTCCAGTTGGAGCGTGCCCGTCTTCTGCTGCTGCCCGATGAGCTGCAGGATGTCGCCGATGCCGAAGTCCTTGAGGGTTCCTTTCAGGGACATGGTCTCTACTCCCCTCGGCGCAGCCGGCGCAGGCCACGCAGCGACATCAGGTGGACGCCCACCAGCAACACCACCGCCGGCACCAGCTTGAAGTACAGCGGCGCGTCTCCATACGGCGCTCGCACCAGGCCCTGGTGCAGCAGCGTCGCGGCCAGCGCGAACAAGAAGAGGAACGCGTAGAGCGCACCGCGCACCGCCCCTCCGGAGAAGACGTGTCCCGCGCCCGAGAGCACCGCCCCCACGGCGTAGGCCACGCGCCCCGCCCAGGCCTGGTGGCGCTCCACCTGGTCCGCCTTGCGCTGGCGCAGGTTCTGCGGAACCAGCCCTCGTCGCGAGAAGACGTTCACGCACTGGCCACACTGGGTTCCGCCGCTGACGAGCTCCGGATCACACCGCCGGCACACGGGCCGGCCGCACCGCTCACACCCGTTCGCCGCCTTCAGCTTCTCCGCCAGCATTCCCCAGAGGCCCAGCAGCACCGCCACCACCGCGGGAAGCGCCCAGGCCACCGGGCCCGGCGTCACCCCCGGCAACAGCCAGCGCCCCAGCTGCGCCTCCACGCGCTGGCCCGCCACGCGCCCATCCGCGAGCGACAGCCACTCCGACTCCGGCACCTGCGGGGACAACATCAGCAGGTTCAGCAGCAGCCGGTCATCCGGGGGGGGTTCGCGCAGCAGGAGCGAGCTGTCCAGCAACTGCGCGGAGGCCGTGGCCGTGGCCGCGCGATCCAGCTCCTTGCCCACTTCCTCGTCCGGGAGCGTCTTGGCCTTGCGCCGGTAGATCTGCGCGAGGTTGTAGTGGGGCGCGGCCATGTGGGGATCCGCCTGCGACGCCTGGACGTAGAGCTGCGCGGCCCCGTCCACGTCCCCCAACCCCACCAGCGTGTTGCCGAAGCGGGTCAACAGCCGCGCATCCCCGCTGCGCAGGGCCGAGGCCGCCTTGAAGTGAGTCCGCGCATCCTCGAGAAGCCCGCGCCGCGACTCGTAGTACCCCAGCGCCATCAGCTCCGCGTAGGTGGCCACGCGAGACTCCTGTCGGGCCTTGACGCGAGCCATCGCCCCTTCCGCGGACAAGCCACCGCGCTCCAGAACGAAGACGTCCTCGGCGGGAGTCCCGGCGAAGGCCGTCACCCGCGTGAGCTGTCCGGCCGCCAGCGGCGCGAGCCCCAACCCCGCGAGAAGGACGGCCGACAGCACCCGCTCACGTCGGGTGAGGTAGGGCACCACCACGGCCAGCAAGACGAGCAGCCGGGGCAACAGGCCCATTCCCACCGTCAGCACCAGGCCGAGCAGCAGCACGCCCAACACCCCCGACTGCCACCGGGCCACCGCGCGAGGGAGCAGGTGGTGGAAGTCATGCAGCGCGTAGCGCACCCGGCGCACGAACAGCAGGCCGATCAGGACCACCGCCGTCGCCGACCACGCCAGGAGCAGGAGCGAGCCCAGGTCCGCCAGCGCTGGCCCCCGGTAGCGTGGATCCAACGCCATGGACACGAAGGCCGCGCGGAGCTGCGCGAAGACCCGGCCCATCTGCTCGGGCGCGGCCAGCGCGTAGAGCTCCGCCAATTCGAAGCGCGCCTGAGGCAGCCTGGGCGACAGCTCCACGGCCAGCTCCGCCAGGTGGAGGGCCCCCGCCGTGTCCCCTGCCCGCCCGCGCACGCCCGCCTCGCGCACGAAGCCCACGCTGATGGGCTCGAAGTCCGCCGCCAACAACTCCTGCCTCAGCGTCGCCAGCTCCCGCTGCGCCTTCTCCGCCGAGGCCGAGTCATTCGTCGCCCGGGCCTTGCGCCATCGGTCCCAGACCTGGAGCACCTCGGCATCCGACATGCGCGGCACCAGCACGGGGCTCAACACGGGCCGTGGCGGGACGACGACGGGAGCGGCGCCCCCGGCCTGGGGCGGCTGGGTGCCTCCCGTCGGGCGCGCCTGGGCCGACGGAGCCTCCTCCTTGGCCTTGGCCCCTCGCGGTGACTTGCGGGGCGCCTCGTCGCGCTCGAGCTCATCGTCGTCGGGCGCACCCGCGTCGTCCGCCTCCTGGCTGTCCAGGGGCTCCTCCTGGAGGTCGGGCTCGAGCGGACCTGGATCCACCTCCTGGAGGCGCGTGGGCGCTTCGAGCTGCGCGGATGCCAACGCCGGAGTCAGGAGTAGGAGGCCCCAGAGGAGCAAGGCGGCAAGCGGGAGGCGGATCATCCAGGGCTGGGATGATAGGCGACCCTGGCCCGGGCACGAAAGGAACGACACCTCCCAGGTCCACTCCCGCCTTTCCCGGATGCGGCCGGGGGGCCGCGTGTTAGAGGAACTCACGCCGGGGGAGCACCCCCACACGGAGGGACACGTGAACGAAATGGGGACCCCTGGGGCGGAGCTGGAACGTCTGGTGGACATCATGCGGAGGCTGCGCGCCGAGGGCGGCTGCCCCTGGGACCGGGAGCAGGACCTGCGCTCCCTGCGGCCCTACCTGGTCGAGGAGGCCTTCGAGGTCCTGGACGAGATGGACCGGGTGGCCCAGGGCGGCCCCTGGCACCCGCTCTGCGAGGAGCTGGGCGACCTGCTCTTCCAGATTGTCTTCCATGCCCAGCTCGCCTCGGAGCTGGGCGAGTTCACCATGGCCGACGTCAGCAAGGCCATCAGCGACAAGATCACCAGCCGACACCCGCACGTCTTCGGCGAGAAGCAGGTCCAGGTGGATGGCGCCGAGCAGGTGCTGGCCAACTGGGCGAAGCTCAAGGCCGAGGAGCGCAAGCGCAAGACGGGCAAGGAGGGCTCGGTCCTCGACGGAGTCCCCACGGCCGCCCCCGCCCTGCTGCGCGCCGAGCGCCTCACGGAGAAGGCCAGCCGCATCGGCTTCGACTGGCCGGACCTCGCGGGCGTGCGTGGAAAGCTGGCCGAGGAGCTGGCCGAGCTGGACGCCGCCATCGCCACCGGGGAGCGCGACGCCATCGAGCACGAGCTGGGGGACGTCCTGTTCTCGCTCGCCAACCTCGCGCGCTTCGTGAAGACGCCCGCCGAGGACGCGCTGCGCATGGCCATCCGCCGCTTCACGGCGCGCTTCCAGCACATCGAGTCCGCCCTGCACGACGAGGGCGTCCCCTTCGGCGGCGCCACCCTGGAGCACATGGAGCGGCACTGGCAGGCCGCCAAGGCCCAGGAGAAGGCCCTGCCGCCGCCCAGGTCGCTGCCCCGCGCGCCCCTCGCCACCCTCCGCCTGGGCGTCTCCAACCTCGAGGCCCAACGGGCCTTCTGGGACTCGGTGGCCACCACCCTGGGCTGGAGCACCTCCCGCTCGGAGCCCGACACGGCCCGGTACGACAGCGGCTCGGTGCGCCTGGTGTTCCACCGCGCGGAGCACCCCGCCTCGGGGGCCACCTTCACGCTGGAGGCCCCTTCCACCCTGGCCGTGGCCCGGCTGCGGCAGGTGATGGAGCAGGCCCACCCCCGCTCCGTCGTGGATTCCGCCCCCGGACACCTGACTTTCCGTGATCCAGCCGGCCTGATGTGGGAATACACCCCCATCGCCGGATGATTTTGCCCCCGCGCAGGCGGCTGATCGCAGCCAGAGTCCAGAAAACCCTGCTGGCTGCGCACGCCCGCCTTGACGCTTTCGAGGCGTCGCAGTAAGGACGGCCCCCTCTTTTTAGCCTGCCTTTTGCTTGGAGATTTCTCTTGGCCAACACCAAGTCCGCAGAGAAGCGTTACCGTCAGTCCGAGAAGCGCCGCGCCCGGAACGTCACCGTCCGCACCGAGGTCAAGAACGCGGTGAAGTCCGCCCGTGAGGCCATTGGCACCAAGGACGCCGCCAAGAAGACGGACGCGGTCAAGGCGGCCTCCAAGGCGCTGAACAAGGCCGCCTCCAAGGGCGTGCTGCACAAGCGCACCGCTTCGCGCCGCATCTCGCGCCTCGCCAAGGCCGCCGCCAAGAGCGCGCGCCAGGCCTGATGCACCCAGGGGACTTCTCGAAGTCCCCTCGCAGGCTCAGAAGCAGGCTCGCTGGGAGGAGGTGCTCGCCTCCTCACCAGGCGTTGGCCAGCCGATCAAACCCGTCGCGCATCAACACCGCTGCCAGCCGGTCCATGGCGGCCTGACGATTCGCTTCCGCCTCGAGGACGTCGCCACTTCCCGGCAGATAGTCCTCGGTGCCGAAGACGACCGTCTCCTGGGGCTGCTGCCCTTCCTTCACCCACCGCAGCCGCACCTGCGCATGGACGCGGAAGAAGCGCCCGACAATCGTCGGCGAGCTCCACACCTGCAGCACCGTCCCCTCCACCTTCGCGTCGCAGGACGTCCCGGCGCCGAGCTTCCCCACCCGCGTCAGCTCCTGGCGCAGGTAGCGCGTGAAGAGCGTCTCCAGCGCGGGCTCCGGCGTTTCATTGGTGAAGATGGGAGCGCACACCGTCTTCGCGCCGCCGGGCAGCCCCTCGCCCCGAGGCGTGAAGCGGTAACCACATCCCGAGGAGAGCACCAGGCACGTCCCTCCGCCCAGCAGCACGGCCAGACGGAGACGCCGTGAGGCGGACCTGAAGGGAAGCAACATGCGCGGCACCCTACCCGGCCGCGCCCCTCCGTCAAGCGCGAGGCCCCTCGGGAGGCTCCGACGACAGAGGGAGTGGCGCCGCCCCGTCCGCGTCCCGCACCACGACGTCCCGCGCCCGCAGCGCCTGGGCCAGCGACCGCCAGGCAGCCAGGAGCTTCGCGTCCCGCTCCGAGCCCCTCCGGGCCAGGCCCAGCGACCAGCGGACACTCGCGCCCGAGGCCACCTCGAGCACCAGGGCATGCACCCGGCACACGGCGGCCAGCAACACGCCCACCCCCGCGAGCCCGAAGGCCACGACCTTGAGCGCGAGGCTGGAGGCCACCACGCCCAGCACTCCAAAGGCCGTCAGCAGCAGCGCCTCGAAGAAGGGGCGGGACTCCAGCGTCAGCGCGCGGAGCTGGGCGAGCTCCACCACGCTGGGCGAAATCCCCGGGGCGATGCGGTAGGTGAGCCGCCCGTGGTCCCCTTCGAGGGAGTGCCCCGCGCCCAGGTCCACCGAGACGAAGGGACCCGAGGGCGCGGGGGGCACGGGCGCCTCCGGGAGCGAGGCGCCACAGACATTGCACCGGGGGCCACCCGCCGGTTGGGGGTGGCCACACGTGGGGCACATGACGAGGACCTCGGTGGGCACCCGGGTCCTCGCTCAGCCGACGACGAAGTTCACCAGGCGCTTGGGCACGAAGACGAACTTGCGCACCGTCTTGCCGGTGATGGCGGCCTGGACCCGCTCATCCGCCTCCGCCGCGGCGCGAACGTCCGCCTCCACCGCGTTGGCGGGCACTTGAATCTCCGCGCGCAGCTTGCCGTTCACCTGCACCGCGTAGGGGATGACGTCATCCACCACCAGCGCGGGGTCGAAGTCCGGCCAGGGCTGGGCCACGGTGAGCTCCTTGCTCCCGTACGCCTCCGCGATTTCATCCGCGATGTGCGGAGCGAAGGGCGTGAGCATCGCCGACAGGAGCCGCACCGCCTCCGCCATGGCCGCCTTCTCCGCGGGCGTCTCGGGCGTGCCCGCGGCGTAGAGCGCGTTGACGCACTCCATGGTGCCGGCGATGGCCGTGTTGAACGACAGCCGCTCGATGGCCTCGCTCACGCGCTTGAGGCCCTTGTGCGCGGCGCGGCGGATCTCCAGCGCCTTGCCCTCGAAGGGGCCCGAGTGGGTGGCACCGGCCACCGCGGCGTGGTGCGTGGACGCCAACGTCCAGACGCGCTTGAGGAAGCGGAACACGCCCTCCACCTGGTCGTCGGACCAGTCGAAGTCGCGCTCGGGAGGACCCGCGAACATCACGTAGGCCCGGGCCGTGTCCGCGCCGTACTTCTGGACGATGGAGGCGGGCGCCACCACGTTGCCCCAGCGCTTGGACATCTTGCGGCCATCCGGACCGTTGACGATGCCCTGCGTGATCAAGCGCGTGACGGGCTCGTCCACCGGGCTCAACCCCAACAGCTTCATCACGCGGGTCCAGAACCGGAAGTAGAGCAGGTGCATCACCGCGTGCTCGGGCCCGCCCACGTAGATGTCCACGGGAAGGAAGCGCTGGGCCTCCTTCGGGTCGAACGGCGCGGCGTCGTAGTGCGGCGACAGGTAGCGCGCGAAGTACCAGCAGGAGTCGACGAAGGTGTCCATCGTCTCCGCCTCACGCCGGGCGGGACCGCCGCACTTCGGGCACGTCGTGTTCACCCACGAGGGCACCTTGGCCAGCGGGGGCTCGCCCTTGCCGGTGAGCACCTCCTGGACGTCGATTTCCGGCAGGCGCACCGGCAGCTGCTCCACCGGCACGGGAATGCCCTGGCGCTCCGGGTCGCACTTCTCGCAGTAGACGATGGGGATGGGCGTGCCCCAGTAGCGCTGGCGGCTGAAGCCCCAGTCCTTCTGGCGGTACGTAACCGTGACCTTGCCCCGGCCGTCCTGCTCCAGCTTCTTCGCCATCTCCTGGCGAGCCACCTCGGACGTCTTCCCGGTGTACTCACCCGAGTCCACCAGCACGCCGTACTCGGTGAACGCGGCCTCCAGCGCCTCGCCCGCGGGGAGCTTGTCGCCCGTGGCCGGCTGGATGACGACCTTCACCGGCAACGCGTACTTGCGCGCGAAGGAGAAGTCCCGCTCGTCGTGCGCGGGCACGCTCATCACCGCGCCGGTGCCGTAGTCGCTCAACACGAAGTTGGCGATCCAGATGGGGACCTGCTGGCCCGTGAACGGGTTGATGGCGTGGGCGCCGGTGAAGACCCCCTCCTTCTCCGTCCCCTCCCCCATCCGCTCCGTCTTGGACTGCGCCGCCATGCGCTTGACGAAGGCCGCGACCTCCGCGCGCCGCTCCGGCGTCGTCACCTGGTCCACCAGCTTGTGGTCCGGCGCGAGCACCACGTAGGTGCAGCCGTAGATGGTGTCCAGGCGCGTGGTGAAGACACGCAGGGAGGCGTCATGCCCCTGGACGCGGAAGTCCGCCTCGGCACCGTCCGAGCGGCCAATCCAGTTGCGCTGCATGGAGGTGATGCGGTCCGGCCACTCCTTGAGGGTGTCCAGCGAGGACAGCAGGTCCTGCGAGAAGCGGGTGATGCGGAACGCCCACTCGGGCATCTCCTTGTCCACCACCGGCGACGAGCAGCGCTCGCAGACGCCGTCCTTCACCTGCTCGTTGGCGATGACGGTGTGGCAGCCCGTGCACCAGTTCACCTTGCTGAAGCGGCGATAGACGAGCCCGCGATCCAGCATCTGGATGAAGAACCACTGGTTCCAGCGGTAGTACTCGGGCGCGCTGGTGTTGACCTCGCGCTCCCAGTCGTAGCTGTAGCCCAGGCTCTTCATCTCCTTCTTGAAGGAGACGATGTTCTCCGCGGTGCGGACGGCCGGGTGAACCCCTTCCTTGATGGCCGCGTTCTCCGCGGGCAACCCGAAGGCGTCCCACCCCATGGGGTGCAGCACGTCATATCCGCGCATCAGGAAGTAGCGCGCGTACACATCCCCGATGAGGTAGTTGCGCACATGCCCCATGTGCATCTTGCCACTGGGGTACGGCAGCATCTCGAGCACGTACTTCTTGGGTGCGCCCGGGCGCTTACCCGCCCGGAAGATGCCGGCCTCGTCCCAACGGGCCTGCCACTTACCTTCAATCGCCTGGGGCTCGTAACGCTCGTTCATCGCCATGTCCGCTGCGCCTCTTATGGGAGGGCTGGCCCTGGGGGCAACTAGTCTTGCCGGGCTCCCGTCGTCCCCGCCGCCCATCGGCCAGGACGTGGCCCTCCGAAGGGCCGACGGGACCCGATTTCTCGGGCTGACCCGGGAGAACCCACGGCCCGCGCCCTCTGTGCCCCCCCCAAGGGGAGGCCCCGGCCGCCCCGCCTCCCCCCAGTCGACGCGCCGGCCCCTATCCCACATGGAGCCCCCGAGGTCGCGCCCCCCTGCCTGCACGGGACTGTTTCCGCGCCCGGGCCTCCGCGCTTAGACAGGGCCGAGCTCGTCCTGGCGGCACACGGGGGCAACACGGATGAAGGTCCTGGAGCAGACATCTTCCCGGCTGCGGGTGCGGACGGAGCAGCCGCCCTGGCTCGTCCTCGCGCTCGCGCTCATCGCCACGCTCTTCGTCGCGGGCGTGTTCCAGGAGGCCTCCCACCCGCTCTCCACGCCGGCGCCCCTCGTCTTCCTCCTGGTCGCCGCGTTCCTCTGGTTCGTCTTCCTCCACGGCTGCGCCTTCACCGTCTGCACCGTGGACTGCCTCAGCCGACAGGTGACGGTGGAGCGTCGGTCGCTGCGAGGTCGCTCCGAGCACACGCATGGCACGGAGGACATCGAGGACGTCATCGTCCAGGTGACGCCCGCTCGCGACAAGGGACTCCCCATGCACACGCTGGCCCTGCGACTCAAGGGCGAGCAAGTCTTTGCCTTGCGAAGCCGTCCGTCCCTCGCGTCTCGCGCGCTCCACGACGAGATCGCCGCGCTGCTTCGCGGATATCTCTCGCGCACCCGCATGCTCGCGGACTGAGTCTCCCGCAGATGCCGCGACGCGCCCGCTGAGCCTTTGCACTGACGCGGGCTGGCAAAGCCTGACATGCGGGCCGTGCCGTGAAACCGGTTGCAACACCCATCCCCATGGGTCGGGCTCGGGGAGATCCACCATGAGCCCGGACAGGGAGGGCCTCGCGCTCCTCCCGTCCGCTCGTTCATCGCGCTGCGCGTCAGCAGGGCTCGATACGAGATCGGAATATTTCCGTTTGGATGGATTTGGCCAACGTTCTTGAAATACTGGGACTGCCATTGACTTGATTCAGTTCAGGCAGTGACGATTCGCGCCCACGGCACCTGCTGGGGGGGCCGTTCCCACCGTTGCGAGGAACTATCCGAATGACGCTTAAGAGAGCGTTGATTCCGGGGTGCGTAATCGCACTCTTCTCGTTGGAAACAATGGCGCAGGAAGGCAACCCACCCGCGGCGGAGCCACAGCCGGCGCCAGCGGCTCAGGCTCCTGCCACTCCGGCGCCCGCGCCAGCAGCGGAGGCTCCGGCCGCGGCTCCTGCTCCCACGGCGGCCGCCCCCGCGGCCGCGCCCGTGCTGGGGCGTACCGTGAAGGGTCGCGTCGCGGACCGGCTGACGAACGAAGGCCTGCCCCTGGTGCGCGTCATCATCAAGGGCACCACGCAGGGCGTGGAGACGGAGCTGGACGGTACCTTCACCCTGCCCAACGTCCCGCCGGGCTCCGTCACGCTGCTCTTCTCCAGCCAGGACTACGGCGAGCGTGAAGTGCGTCTGGGCGCCGCCCAGCGGGAGATCAACGTCGCGCTCGACAACATCTTCTCCGAGGAGATGGTCGTCGTGGGTCGCGCCAGTGAGCTGGCCCGCAAGCACCTGGCCAACTCCGTGGCCACGGTGAACGCGGAGGAGATGAACCGCGCTC
This window contains:
- a CDS encoding LptE family protein is translated as MLLPFRSASRRLRLAVLLGGGTCLVLSSGCGYRFTPRGEGLPGGAKTVCAPIFTNETPEPALETLFTRYLRQELTRVGKLGAGTSCDAKVEGTVLQVWSSPTIVGRFFRVHAQVRLRWVKEGQQPQETVVFGTEDYLPGSGDVLEAEANRQAAMDRLAAVLMRDGFDRLANAW
- the leuS gene encoding leucine--tRNA ligase codes for the protein MAMNERYEPQAIEGKWQARWDEAGIFRAGKRPGAPKKYVLEMLPYPSGKMHMGHVRNYLIGDVYARYFLMRGYDVLHPMGWDAFGLPAENAAIKEGVHPAVRTAENIVSFKKEMKSLGYSYDWEREVNTSAPEYYRWNQWFFIQMLDRGLVYRRFSKVNWCTGCHTVIANEQVKDGVCERCSSPVVDKEMPEWAFRITRFSQDLLSSLDTLKEWPDRITSMQRNWIGRSDGAEADFRVQGHDASLRVFTTRLDTIYGCTYVVLAPDHKLVDQVTTPERRAEVAAFVKRMAAQSKTERMGEGTEKEGVFTGAHAINPFTGQQVPIWIANFVLSDYGTGAVMSVPAHDERDFSFARKYALPVKVVIQPATGDKLPAGEALEAAFTEYGVLVDSGEYTGKTSEVARQEMAKKLEQDGRGKVTVTYRQKDWGFSRQRYWGTPIPIVYCEKCDPERQGIPVPVEQLPVRLPEIDVQEVLTGKGEPPLAKVPSWVNTTCPKCGGPARREAETMDTFVDSCWYFARYLSPHYDAAPFDPKEAQRFLPVDIYVGGPEHAVMHLLYFRFWTRVMKLLGLSPVDEPVTRLITQGIVNGPDGRKMSKRWGNVVAPASIVQKYGADTARAYVMFAGPPERDFDWSDDQVEGVFRFLKRVWTLASTHHAAVAGATHSGPFEGKALEIRRAAHKGLKRVSEAIERLSFNTAIAGTMECVNALYAAGTPETPAEKAAMAEAVRLLSAMLTPFAPHIADEIAEAYGSKELTVAQPWPDFDPALVVDDVIPYAVQVNGKLRAEIQVPANAVEADVRAAAEADERVQAAITGKTVRKFVFVPKRLVNFVVG